The Bacteroides ovatus genomic interval GCCGAAAACTTTGGGTGGAGGAAATAATGCTTATGGTATGACACAAAAGATGTGTGATGCTTATTATATGGCAAACGGAGACGAATTCAGTAGAGAACATTTTAAAGAAGAATATCCTTCCGGTACACGTTTTGTTACCAAAAAGGAAGTTGAGGCAGGCACATATCCTCAAATAAAGGAAGGCGTATATAAGGAATATGCGGATAGAGAACCGCGTTTCTATGCATCCGTTTCGTTCAATGGCTGCGTATGGGCTTTGCTGAAAAATGCAGAGACAACAGATTATAAGAATGACGTTGAGAAACAAGTTAACTATTATTACGGTATCAATACTGACGGTTTCTCTGGTACCGGTGTCTATTTACGATCCGGGATCGGTATCATGAAATATGTGCATCCGGACGATACAAATCGTAAGGAAATCAAAGCGAAAGCAGAACCTGCCATCCGCTTTGCCGAGATTCTGTTGATTTATGCCGAAGCGTTGAATGAACTGGAAGATGGATCTTCGTACGACATTCCATCGTGGGATGGATCTACCAGTTATTCCGTCAAACGTGATGTTGATGAAATGAAAAAAGGCATCAGACAAGTACGTCGCCGTGCGGGTGTACCCGATTATACAATGCCAGAGTACCAGGATCGGGATGTATTCCGCAAGAAACTGAAACGTGAACGTCAGATTGAACTCATGGCCGAAGGGCAGCGTTATTTTGATTTGCGTAGATGGAAAGATGCAGAAGTGGAAGAATCCAAGAAAAATTACGGGTGTAATTTCTATATGTCGGATGTAGAAGAGCAGAGAGAACAATTCTATACTCCGATTGAAATTGCAGACTTACCTACTGCCTTCTCACGTAAACTCTATTTCTGGCCTATCAGCCACGATGAGTTGAAACGTAATAAACGGTTGACGCAGAACCCGGGATGGACATACAATGATTAATCTCCTAATAAGAATATGATATGAAGAATATATATATTTATTTAAGTTTATTGGCTGTCATCGTCTTGGGAACCGCTTGTAATAATGAGTGGGAAGATGAGCAGTATGAACAATACGTATCTTTCAAAGCGCCTATCGCTTCAGGAAGCGATGGTGTTACTACCATCTACGTTAGGTATAAGGACAATGGAAAAGTGACCTATCAGCTACCTATCATTGTCAGTGGCTCTACAGTGAATAGCCAAGACAGAGATATACATATAGCAGTAGATAAGGATACGCTGAAAACACTGAATATCGAACGTTTTAGTCTTTATCGTCCGGAATTATGGTATACGGAAATGGAGGAAGACAAATATGAATTTCCAGAAACAGTACATATTCCTGCCGGTTCGTGCGTAGAACTATTAAATATAGATTTCAATTTGCAAGACATTGATATGTTGGAAAAATGGGTTTTACCGTTGACCATTGTTGATGATGGATCCTATGCTTATCAAAGTCATCCGCGCAAGAACTATGCAAAAGCTTTGTTGAAGGTAGTACCTTTTAATAATTATTCCGGTTCGTACACGGCTTCTTCCATGAAAGTGTACACTTATATAAATGGTAAGCCTGATACGAATGCAAGAACGACGGACAAGCGTACAGGATATGTGGTAGATAACAATTCCATATTCTTTTATGCCGGTTTGATTAATGAGGATATGGATAAGGATATGCGTAAGAAATACAAAATTAATGTGCACTTCAAAGAAGATGGAACATTGGATATGAAGCAGGATGATCCAAGTAACGAAATGGAGTTTGAACTGATTGGGACGCCTACTTATAGTAGTACTTCGGTTATGGACGCGACACGCCCTTATTTGGAACGTCGTTATGTTCAAATTATGTTTGAATACGACTTCCAAGATTTTACTTATGGAGGTAGTGGTACAGAAGTAATTCCTATCAAGTATAGAGTAGCAGGAAGTATGACGCTTCTGCGGAATATCAATACGCAGATTCCGGATGAAGACCAGCAGATTGAATGGTAATAATATAGATAATGAAATAGGGAAGATATGGAAATTATATCTTCCCTATTTACTTGTAATAGATCCTGATTAGTTACTTCCATCTCTGTTTACCTGTTTTTTTCCTTTATTGATTTGTATTTTTCCCTTTCTCTTAAAAAACTTACTTACTTTTGTTCTGTAAGTCAGTCACACGAAACCGACAAAAAGCATAGTTAATTAAATCAGAATAATTATGAACATCAAAAAACATTTGCCTTGGTTGGGAGCTTTATTACCCGTGGCCAGTATGCAGGCAGAGACAAAACCCAATGTGGTCGTCATCTATGTAGATGATATGGGAATCGGAGATATCGGTTGTTATGGAGGTAAGTTTGTTCCTACTCCGAATATTGATAAGATAGCGCAGGACGGATTGTTATTCAATCAGTATTATTCATCCGCACCGGTCAGCTCACCTTCACGTTGCGGATTGACAACAGGCAAATTCCCGATTGAAGTAGGAATTAATACCTTTTTAAATAATAAAGCCAGCAACAAGAAGTGTGAACAGCGTAACTTTTTGAGTGACAAGAATCCTTCCATGGCACGTGCTTTCCAAAGTGCAGGTTATGCCACCGGACACATAGGTAAATGGCACATGGGAGGCGGGCGCGACGTGCACAATGCACCTTCTATTAAAAATTATGGTTTTGACGAATATATATCGACGTATGAAAGTCCGGACCCGGAACCGGCAATCACTGCTACGAACTGGATATGGTCGGCCAAAGACAGCGTAAAACGCTGGAGACGTACCGAGTACTTTGTAAACAAGAGCATCGACTTTGTCAAACGTCATAAAGACCAGCCTTTCTTTTTGAATCTCTGGCCGGATGATATGCATACTCCTTGGGTACCGGAATTTAAGCAAAAGGATAACAAAAGCTGGAATACGGAAGAAGCCTTCATCCCTGTTCTTGCTGAAATGGACAAACAGATCGGACGTTTTATCAAAGCATTGGATGAGTTGGGATTGTCGGAAAATACAATCGTGATTTTCACTAGTGATAATGGACCGGCGCCCAGTTTCCAATCCGCTCGTGCTGCTTATTTAAGAGGAACGAAGAACAGCCTTTATGAAGGTGGAATTCGTATGCCGTTCCTTATAAAATACCCCAAGAAAATAAAGGCTGGACAAGTGAATAATGAGAGTGTACTGTGTGCAGTCGATTTATATCCCTCTTTATGTGCGATAGCTGGAATTGAAACAGAGAAAGGTTATCAGGGAGACGGACAAAATTATGATAAAGTTCTTTTGGGCAAATCGAAAGCTAAACGTAAAACGGATTTGATGTGGGATTTCGGTAGAAACCAATTCTTTAAGAAACCGGGAAATGTAAACGACAGAAGTCCTCATCTGGCTATACGCAGTGGCAACTGGAAACTATTGATAAATAGTGATGGAAGCGATGCACAGCTGTACGATATTGAAAAAGACAAATTCGAGAAAAACGATGTGGCGCAGTCGCATCCGCAAGTCGTAGCTAAGTTGAGCAAAAAAGTATGTAAATGGTTTGCGGAAAACAAAGATAAAGGAAAAGAGTAATACAGTGAAAAACAAATTATAAACCAATATTAAACTTATGAATTCTAAATTATTACTATTACCGACCGCCTTGATGGTTGCTGGCCATTCTGCAGCAGAGGCGAAAGGCAAGAAATCGGACAAACGTCCTAATATCTTGGTAATTCTTGCAGATGACCTTGGCTATTCCGATCTGGGATGCTATGGTAGCGAGATTCATACTCCTAATTTGGATAAACTGGCACAAGAAGGAGTACGCTTTAATCATTTCTATAATGCAAGTCGTAGTTGCCCGACTCGTGCTTCCCTGTTGACGGGACTTTACCAGCACCAAGCCGGAATCGGACGAATGACCTTTGATGCTCACTTGCCGGGCTATCGCGGAACACTCTCACGCAATGCCGTTACCATTGCCGAGGTGTTGAAAGAAGCAGGATATACCACCAGTATGGTTGGAAAATGGCATGTTGCAGAGACTCCACTCCGTAAAGACCAACGCGAATGGTTGGCACACCGTGTCTTCCATGATACATTCTCTGATTTATGTCATTATCCCGTCAATCGTGGGTTTGATTCTCACTATGGAGTGATTTATGGAGTGGTGGATTACTTTGATCCGTTCAGTTTAGTAGAAGGTGAAGTGCCTATAAAGGAAGTACCCAAAGGATATTATATAACCCAAGCTCTTTCTGACCGCGCTGTGCAGGAAGTGGAAGAATATGCAAAGGATGATAAAC includes:
- a CDS encoding sulfatase, whose translation is MNIKKHLPWLGALLPVASMQAETKPNVVVIYVDDMGIGDIGCYGGKFVPTPNIDKIAQDGLLFNQYYSSAPVSSPSRCGLTTGKFPIEVGINTFLNNKASNKKCEQRNFLSDKNPSMARAFQSAGYATGHIGKWHMGGGRDVHNAPSIKNYGFDEYISTYESPDPEPAITATNWIWSAKDSVKRWRRTEYFVNKSIDFVKRHKDQPFFLNLWPDDMHTPWVPEFKQKDNKSWNTEEAFIPVLAEMDKQIGRFIKALDELGLSENTIVIFTSDNGPAPSFQSARAAYLRGTKNSLYEGGIRMPFLIKYPKKIKAGQVNNESVLCAVDLYPSLCAIAGIETEKGYQGDGQNYDKVLLGKSKAKRKTDLMWDFGRNQFFKKPGNVNDRSPHLAIRSGNWKLLINSDGSDAQLYDIEKDKFEKNDVAQSHPQVVAKLSKKVCKWFAENKDKGKE
- a CDS encoding DUF4973 domain-containing protein translates to MKNIYIYLSLLAVIVLGTACNNEWEDEQYEQYVSFKAPIASGSDGVTTIYVRYKDNGKVTYQLPIIVSGSTVNSQDRDIHIAVDKDTLKTLNIERFSLYRPELWYTEMEEDKYEFPETVHIPAGSCVELLNIDFNLQDIDMLEKWVLPLTIVDDGSYAYQSHPRKNYAKALLKVVPFNNYSGSYTASSMKVYTYINGKPDTNARTTDKRTGYVVDNNSIFFYAGLINEDMDKDMRKKYKINVHFKEDGTLDMKQDDPSNEMEFELIGTPTYSSTSVMDATRPYLERRYVQIMFEYDFQDFTYGGSGTEVIPIKYRVAGSMTLLRNINTQIPDEDQQIEW